CCCGGCATGAAGCCGCACGAAACAATGCTCCAGCATCGAATTAGCAGGCGAGCGATGCTTGCGCTCGGACTGGCGTTTTGTGGCGGGTGTGCCTCGCCACTCATGCGGGGACAGACCCCTGAAGCGCCGGTCGAAGAGTTCGACCCGACGCGGCTGAACTACGTCGGGGACTACACTCGTCCCTGGGGCCTCAACTATGTGAAGCTCGAATCGGTCGCCCTGGTCACCAATTTGGCGAACACCGGTAGCGATCCAGCCCCCTCGTCGCAGCGTCAGGTGCTGATTGGCGAAATGCAATCGCACGACGTCAAAGGTGCCGATCAGATTCTTGCCTCCCCCAGCACTTCGCTGGTCCTCTGCCGCACGTTTATTCCACCTGGCGCTCAAAAAGGAGACACGCTGGATGTGGAGATTCGTCTTCCTCAGCGGAGCGAAACGACAAGCTTGCGGGGTGGCTGGCTGATGCAATCGCGCATGCGTCAAATGGCTGCGCTGGGGGGAACCATTCAAACGGGGCAGGTCGAAGGACTAGCGCAGGGGGATGTGGTGGTCGACGCCATTTTTCAAGGGACGTCGGACAAGGTTCTCGAAACACGGGGACGCATTTTGGGTGGTGGCGTTTCGCTCCTCGATCGGAAGCTGGGCCTGTCGGTCCGCAAAGAAGAGTCGAGCATTCGGACCAGCACACTCATTGGAGCGGCGATCAATCAGCGGTTTCATACATTCGATCGCGGGGTGAAAAACGGCGTCGCCAAACCGCAGCGTGACGACTTCCTCGAACTTGCGATTTCGTCGCGATACAAGCACAATTTGGCCCGTTATCTGCGGGTGGTTCGCAAGATTGCCGTGAAAGAATCGCCGATCGAGCGCGTGGCGCGGATCGGTCAACTGGAAGGCAAACTCCTCGAGCATAAGACGAGCGCCGATGCTTCGCTCGAACTCGAGGCGATCGGCAAGGAAGCCATTCCCTCGCTCCTCAAGGGTCTGAAGAGCAGCGACCGGGAAGTGAAGTTCTACTCGGCCGAGGCGCTGGCCTATCTCGACCATGCCGATGCAGCAGAAGTGCTGGGTCAATACGCCAAAACCGAACATGCGTTCCGCTGGCACGCCCTCTCGGCACTCACGTCGATGGACCAGATCAGTGCGCTCGATGCCCTTACCGATCTGCTGCACGAAAGTTCGGCGGAAACTCGCTACGGCGCGTTCCGCGCAATTCGCAAACGTAGCCCGAGCGACTTGACCACCAAGGGAGAAGTGCTCGAGAAAAAGTTCTTCTACCACGCCATTCACACGCTCGGTCAACCGATGGTGCACATCACGCGCACCACCAAGCCCGAAGTGGTGCTATTTGGTCACGATCAGAAACTGAAATCCCCCGAAGCCTTGTTCGCGGGCAAGCAGATCATGGTCAAAGGGATCGAAGCGGATCAGATGAAGGTGATTTGCTATGCTCCGGGGCAAGAGGATCGGGTCGAGATTGTCTCCAGTGAACTCGATAAAGTGATTCGCGCCATCGTTAAACTGGGTGGCAGCTACGGCGATGTGATTCAGTTCCTGCAAGAGGCTAAAAAGGGTGGCTACCTCGATTCGCGACTCGCGGTCGAAGCGATTGCCGATCCGGGGCGCACTTATGTCCGAAACGCCGAGGGGGAAGAGATTCCCGCGACAACTGGCGAAGAAGCGTCGGCCGAGGGTTCGGGCGATTCGTCGCAGCCTCTCACCACCGACTTCCCAGGCGACTCTTCGGAGAGTACCGGCGGGAGTGTAAGCGACGACGATACGAGTGCCGAAGGGGCGTTCCCGGCTCGCAAGGTGCAGACCCCGAGCGGTGAAGTTTTTGGGTCTGGGCCGACTTTGACGCCTTCGGAATCCGAAAAACCGCGAGAACTTACAGAAACCTACGTCGATCCGGAATTTCAGGAGAGACCCTCCGGCGGCTTTCTTGATAAACTAAACCCGTGGTCAAAGTCGTCTGAAGAGTAGTTCGCCGCGGCAGCTTTCCCCAGCTCTCGCGCCGGACCTACCCCGGTGTTTCGCTCCCGGCGTGCACCAAACGGCATGCTCCTGCGTAGTAGCTGATAGCGGCCCCTGTTAGGGGCTCCTTCTATCGGCGGCTGTAGGGGCCGGACGACTTTTTGCTAATTCCGTCTAACCGACTTCCACGTGTGCTTCCGGTATGCTCAAAGCCCTTGAACTCCACGGCTTCAAGAGTTTTGCCGATAAGACTCGGTTTGAGTTCCCCGCTGGAATCACCGTGATCGTGGGCCCGAACGGATCGGGCAAATCGAACATTGTCGACGGCATCAAATGGGTGCTCGGCGAACAATCGGCCAAAAGTCTACGTGGCAAAGACATGGCCGACGTCATCTTCAAGGGGAGTGGCAGCGGACGCAAAGCGGCCCAAGCGGCCGAGGCGACCCTCGTCTTCGATAACAGCGAAGGCCGACTGCCGATCGATGCTCCCGAAGTGCACATCACCCGACGCGTGTTTCGTAGCGGCGAAGGGGAGTATCTGATCAATCGTCAGCCCGCCCGGCTGAAAGATATTCGCGACATGGTGCGCGGCACCGGTGTGGGTGTCGACGCCTACAGCATGATCGAGCAAGGGAAGGTCGATCGTCTGCTGCAAGCCTCGGCCAAAGATCGCCGAGCGATTTTCGAAGAGGCCGCCGGCATCAGCCGCTTCAAGGCCAAGAAGATCGAAGCGCAGCGCCGCCTCGAACGGGTCGATCAAAATCTGCTCCGCCTGAGCGATATTGTCGAGGAAGTCGACGCGCGGCTGAAGACGGTTCGTAACCAGGCTGCCAAAGCCCGCCGCTATCGCGAGTACAGCACCCGGCTACAGCAGCTCCGAACCCAAACCGCGCAGGTCGACTGGCGTAAGCTGGCCGAGCAGCTTGAGGCGATCACCGCCAAAGTCGCCACCTTCACGAGCGAAAAAGAAGAGCTCGTCGTGCGGGTGCAAGAGCTCGAGCAGATTGTGGCTGGTTCGGCGAGCCAATCGCAGAATGCCGCAACAGCGCTGCGCACCGCGGAAGCCAAGCAGGCATCGCTTCGCGAGCAAATTGCCCAGCAAGAATCGGCGGCCGATTTCCATCGCCAAACGAGCAAACAGCAGGCCGAAGCAGCGCGCGAGCAGCAGCAGCAGCTCGTGACGATGACCGACCGGTTCACGGAGATTTCTGCGCGGCTGAAAGAGACGCACGAGCAGCTTGCCGCTGCCACCGTCGAGCAGTCGAGCGTCGAAGCGCAGCTCGCAGCGGCCGAGGCGACAGCCGCCGCGCTCACCACCGAATATCAAACGCTCCGCTCGTCGCTGCAAGAGAAACGGGACGCGCATCTCGCTGCTTCGCGACTTGCCGCTCAGCTCGCCGCGCATCTCGAATCGCGTCAGAAACAGCTCGAAGTGCTCGAGCAAACGACGCGCGATTCACTCGGACAGCAAGAGCAGCTCGCCAGCGCCTTGGCCACCCTGGCGACCGACAAACAACAGACTCAGCAGGCGATCATCGAGCGAACCGCCGCCGTGCAGTCGAGTGAAGCGAGCCTTGCTGAGGCCCGCGCAAACTTGGCCCAGGTGCGCGACCAGCAAACGACCCATTCGCAGGAACTGGCCAAGGTTCGACAGCGCTCGATGGAGCTGTCGCAGCGGGTCGCCTTGCTCGAAGAGCTCGAGCGAAATCTCGAAGGGGTTGGGGCCGGGGTGAAGGCGCTACTCGCCGAGGCACGTTTTGCCACGGAAGGTCCTCTGACGAAAATTCGGGGGGTGGTGGCCGACGTGATTCAGTCGGCTGTCGAGCATGCTGCTGCGATCGATTTGGCGCTCGGCGATGCGGCTCAGCTCGGCGTGGTTGAAGGGGAAATCACCGACGTGCAGGAGGTGCTCGAAGCAGCCGCCACACCGTCGTCGCGACTCACCATGATTGCCACCGGCGCTCATCGCCGGGACGAGCTTCCGTCGGCCCCCGCCACAGTTTCTCGCGATGGAGCCGTGATTGGCCGCGCCGATAAGCTGGTGCAGTTCGATCCGCGCTATGCTCCGCTGGTCCGTCGACTGCTAGGGACTACTTGGGTCGTGCGCACCCTCTCCGATGCGCTCGGTCTGCATCGTTCGTCGGGCAGCACCGTCAGGCTCGTCACGCTCACCGGCGAAGTGATCGAGCCCAACGGCAGCATCGCCACCGGCCCGCGCAGCGCGTCGCTCAATCTGGTTTCGCGAAAGAGTCAGCTGCGCGAACTTAAGACGGAACTCGCCGCAGCCGAGAACGATCTGGCCTCGGCAGAACTAGCGCAGCAGCAACTTGCCGACGCCATCATCGCGGCGACCGACACCCTCTCGAGCGCCGAGAAACTCGCCCGCAGCTGCCGTGAAGAACAGCGTGCTGAAACCAGTAAGCTCGAACGTCTGGAGCAGCGCGAAACATCCCTCAGCGAGCAACTGACGAAGCTCGATTTGGCGATTCAGCGGGCGCGTGAAGAACAAGATAAAACCGGAATCGAAGTCTCTGCGATTGAAACGCGGCTGGCGATTTCGCAACAAGAATCGCAACGTTTAGACGGGGTGATTGCCGCTGAAGAGCAAGCCCGCGAAGCACTCGAATCGCGCCGCGAAGAAGCGACCCGCCGTGGCGCTTCGCATCGCGTGACACTCGCCCGCTGCGAACAAAAATGCGAAAGTCTTCGCGCTCGTCAGACGCAGCTGGAAGATGATTTTCGCGAGCGGTCGCAGGCAATCGAAGCGGTCCGTTTGCAGCTGGCATCGGCCGTCGCGCGAGCGCAAGCAGCCGATTTGGCCTGGCTCGCCACTGGTCAGCAACTCGCCCATTTGTACCTAGCCAAGCAGGAAACAGCGGCCGAGCTCCGGACGTTCGAAGCTCGCCATCAAGCGATCGAACGGGAGCGCTCGACAGCTAGTGGTGAACTCCAAAAACTCCTGCGCCGCCTCCGCACGATCGACGAGCAGTTGACGGAAGAGCAGCTGGCGACGGGACAGATTCAGCAGCGTCAAGAATCGCTCGCGTCGCGACTGCGCGAGGATTACGGAATCGAGATCGCCGAGCTGTGCGCATCGTCGACCGCCGAAGAGCTCGAACAGCGGACCGCTATTGAAGAAGAGATCGAATCGCTCCGCCGCAAGATCAACCAGATCGGCGCCGTGAATCTCGACGCGCTCGAAGAGCTCGACGAACTCGAATCGCGCTACACCCATCTCAGCACGCAGTACAAAGATCTGACCGAGGCCAAGCAAGCGCTCGAGCGCGTCATCCATAAGATGAATGCCGACAGCCGCCGCCTCTTCATCGAAACGCTCGAAGCGATTCGGGTGAATTTCCAGGCCCTGTATCGCAAAGCATTCGGTGGCGGTAAGGCCGACATTGTGCTCGAAGAAGGGGTCGATGTGCTCGAGTGTGGTGTCGAAATCATCGCCACGCCGCCGGGCAAACCGTCGTTCAACAACTCGCTCCTCTCGGGTGGTGAAAAAGCGCTCACAGCGGTCGCTCTCTTGCTGGCGATCTTTCAGTTTCGCCCCAGTCCGTTCTGCGTCCTCGACGAAGTGGATGCTCCCTTCGACGAAGCGAACATCGGCCGCTTTGTCGATGTGCTCAAAGAGTTTTTAGGCTGGACGAAGTTTGTGATCGTCACGCATAGCAAGAAGACCATGACCGCAGCGACCACGCTCTACGGTGTGACGATGCAGGAATCGGGCGTTTCGAAACGGGTCTCGGTCCGTTTCGACGACGTGACGGAAGATGGTCATATTCGCGAACGGGCTCATGAAATGTCCGAAGAAGCGAGCGACGAATCGTCGCGCGGCGTCGCTTAACGGTGCGTATTTCTCGAGGAATATGCATCACGCATGGCCAAGTCTTTGCTTCCCCTTCGACCTCAAGATCATTTTGGTCAGCTCGCGCGATTGCTCGCGCTGGAAGCGGCTGCTGAGGAGGAGCGCGCTCGCAAGTCGATCGAAAATAGTGCGGCTGCCGATCAGGCCATCGCCTCGGGACACGCGATCAACGACCTGGTGATCGCCGACGAATTCCCGGGACTAGCTGGGCGGACGATCCTCGCGCTTCGCAAACGAACGATGCAGATGCCCTTGCCGCCGCACCGGTTGCAGGTCGGTTCGCCGGTGATTCTGCTCGATGAGAAACAGCCTCAGGTGCGCGGCGCACGGGGTGTTGTCTCGCGCCGCTCGGCGGAGCAGCTCGAGATTGCGGTGAACGAGCCTCCGGAGTTTGAAAGCGATGCGCCGAAGCTTCGGCTGCAGCTTTTTTCGGACGAAGTCTCGCGCAATCGACAGTTGCAGGCGATGCGGACCGCCACGACGGTCGAGAGTGGTCGGATCAAACAGCTACGCGACAGTTTGCTCGGCGAAACGGCTCCCAAGTTTCGCGAGGTCAAAAATTTTGTCGCCGACGCTGCGCTCGATCCCTCACAGCAAGAGGGAGTGAAACTGGCGCTTTCAGCCGAGGATTTCGCCTGCATTCATGGTCCTCCCGGGACCGGCAAGACCACCACACTGGTGGCGGTGATTCGTCAGCTTGTTGCGCGGGGCGCGAAAGTGCTTGCCACCGCGCCGAGCAATCTGGCGGTCGATCATCTCCTCGAGAAGCTGCACCTCGCCGGGGTCCGCGTGCTGCGGCTGGGGCATCCTGCGCGGGTGCAAGAGTCGCTCCATCATCTGGTTCTGGATGAGCAGGTGGAGAACCATCCTGATGTCGCAGTCGCTCGAAAACTGGTGCGCGACGCGCTCCGCTTAAAGGATCGCGCGGCAAAATTCACCCGCGCTAAACCCCCTCCCGGCTACAAACAAGAGCTTCGCGCCGAAGCGCGCGAACTCTTCAGCGATGCGCGGCGGATCGAAGCGGGAGTGGTCCGCTACCTGCTCGATTCGGCCGATGTGGTCCTCGCTACCTTGACTGGTATCGATGCCACTGTGCTCGAGGATCGACGCTTTGATGTCGCGGTGATCGATGAGGCGGCCCAGGCAACCGAGCCTGCTTGCTGGCCCGCGCTGCTGCGCGCCGATCGCGTGATCCTTGCCGGCGATCCGTTCCAGCTCCCGCCGACGATCATCTCGCCGGAAGCTGCGCGCGGCGGACTGGCGCGGAGTCTCATGGAGCGATTGCTCGAAACTTCCACCACCACGATCTCGCATCGTTTGGCGGTACAGTATCGGATGCATCAGTCGATCATGGCCTTCTCGTCGGCCGAGTTTTACGAGCAGGGTCTCACCGCCGACCCGAGCGTGGCGTCGCATCTACTCTCGGATCTTTCCGAAGTGACACCGACCGATCGCACTTCGACCGCGCTGGAGTTTATCGATACGGCAGGCGCGGGATATGACGAACGCGCGGGAAGCTCGCAGGAGAGCCGCGAAAATCCGCAGGAAGCAGAACTGGTGGTGAAGCTAGCGCTGGCGCTTCGCGATGCGGGTGTCGCTGCCGAAGCGATCGCGATCATCAGCCCTTATGCCGCGCAGGTGCGGCTGCTCCGCCGACTGCTCGATGGGACTCTGATCGATGTCGACACGATCGATGGCTTTCAAGGGCGCGAATCCGAAGCGGTGATCATCTCGCTAGTCCGCAGCAACGCCACTGGCGAAATCGGCTTTCTTGCAGACGTACGCCGGATGAATGTGGCGATCACTCGCGCACGTCGCAAACTGATCATCATCGGCGACAGCGCGACCATCGGCGGGCACGATTTCTACGCCCGCATGCTCAGCTGGGTCGAGCGCGAAGGGATCTACCGCACGGTGTGGGAAGAGCTGTAACGAGCCGCCCCACCGCGAAAAAAATTCGAGGCACTACGACAGTTCCAGCATCTGCTGCTTTGGCTGAAGGGTAGAAATCGGAGTATTGGCGAGCTCGCCGAGCAACCTGCCGGCAGCTGCCATGCCACTCAGCAGCGCACCTTCGACACGTGGCCCGCCGCACCAATCGCCGCACAGAATCGCCTGGCTTGCGAGGTCGACCAGACACCGCTCGGTGGTCGGCTGGGGTGGGATTGCAAATCGCCAGCGATGAGCGGCTGTGTAGCAGGTTTCTTGCGGCCGAATGCCACTCAGTTCATAGAAATTCTTCAGTAAGTCGGGAAGAACTTCTTCAGCACTCTTTTCGAGATGTTCCAGACTATACTCGCTACTGGCATGCGCCACCCAGCAGTCGGGCGCTGCTTTGCGGGAAGGTTTACTCGAACTCCGCGCAATCCATGTGAGCGCTCCCTGATTGATGAACGCACCGTCGTAGTCGATCTCGACCGGTCGATCAAAAGCAACCAGCAGCGCCCAGCAAGGTGTCATGGTGATCTTGGCTGCAGCAGCAGCGAGTGAAGGGGCACCGGAGGCGAAGATTTTCGCCGCTTGACCTGCGGGTGAGGAGCCGATGATCCAGTCGAAAGGTCCTTGAGTAGGATGCTCGGCAAAATCGAGCCACCAGGCTTCCCCATCGCGCCGCGCGGCGGTGATGGTGTGTTCGAGATGGGTCGTCAGTCCTGTCGCTAGATGCTTGCAGAACGAGTTCATCGTCGGCTGACCGACA
This window of the Pirellula staleyi DSM 6068 genome carries:
- a CDS encoding AAA domain-containing protein; its protein translation is MAKSLLPLRPQDHFGQLARLLALEAAAEEERARKSIENSAAADQAIASGHAINDLVIADEFPGLAGRTILALRKRTMQMPLPPHRLQVGSPVILLDEKQPQVRGARGVVSRRSAEQLEIAVNEPPEFESDAPKLRLQLFSDEVSRNRQLQAMRTATTVESGRIKQLRDSLLGETAPKFREVKNFVADAALDPSQQEGVKLALSAEDFACIHGPPGTGKTTTLVAVIRQLVARGAKVLATAPSNLAVDHLLEKLHLAGVRVLRLGHPARVQESLHHLVLDEQVENHPDVAVARKLVRDALRLKDRAAKFTRAKPPPGYKQELRAEARELFSDARRIEAGVVRYLLDSADVVLATLTGIDATVLEDRRFDVAVIDEAAQATEPACWPALLRADRVILAGDPFQLPPTIISPEAARGGLARSLMERLLETSTTTISHRLAVQYRMHQSIMAFSSAEFYEQGLTADPSVASHLLSDLSEVTPTDRTSTALEFIDTAGAGYDERAGSSQESRENPQEAELVVKLALALRDAGVAAEAIAIISPYAAQVRLLRRLLDGTLIDVDTIDGFQGRESEAVIISLVRSNATGEIGFLADVRRMNVAITRARRKLIIIGDSATIGGHDFYARMLSWVEREGIYRTVWEEL
- the smc gene encoding chromosome segregation protein SMC; this encodes MLKALELHGFKSFADKTRFEFPAGITVIVGPNGSGKSNIVDGIKWVLGEQSAKSLRGKDMADVIFKGSGSGRKAAQAAEATLVFDNSEGRLPIDAPEVHITRRVFRSGEGEYLINRQPARLKDIRDMVRGTGVGVDAYSMIEQGKVDRLLQASAKDRRAIFEEAAGISRFKAKKIEAQRRLERVDQNLLRLSDIVEEVDARLKTVRNQAAKARRYREYSTRLQQLRTQTAQVDWRKLAEQLEAITAKVATFTSEKEELVVRVQELEQIVAGSASQSQNAATALRTAEAKQASLREQIAQQESAADFHRQTSKQQAEAAREQQQQLVTMTDRFTEISARLKETHEQLAAATVEQSSVEAQLAAAEATAAALTTEYQTLRSSLQEKRDAHLAASRLAAQLAAHLESRQKQLEVLEQTTRDSLGQQEQLASALATLATDKQQTQQAIIERTAAVQSSEASLAEARANLAQVRDQQTTHSQELAKVRQRSMELSQRVALLEELERNLEGVGAGVKALLAEARFATEGPLTKIRGVVADVIQSAVEHAAAIDLALGDAAQLGVVEGEITDVQEVLEAAATPSSRLTMIATGAHRRDELPSAPATVSRDGAVIGRADKLVQFDPRYAPLVRRLLGTTWVVRTLSDALGLHRSSGSTVRLVTLTGEVIEPNGSIATGPRSASLNLVSRKSQLRELKTELAAAENDLASAELAQQQLADAIIAATDTLSSAEKLARSCREEQRAETSKLERLEQRETSLSEQLTKLDLAIQRAREEQDKTGIEVSAIETRLAISQQESQRLDGVIAAEEQAREALESRREEATRRGASHRVTLARCEQKCESLRARQTQLEDDFRERSQAIEAVRLQLASAVARAQAADLAWLATGQQLAHLYLAKQETAAELRTFEARHQAIERERSTASGELQKLLRRLRTIDEQLTEEQLATGQIQQRQESLASRLREDYGIEIAELCASSTAEELEQRTAIEEEIESLRRKINQIGAVNLDALEELDELESRYTHLSTQYKDLTEAKQALERVIHKMNADSRRLFIETLEAIRVNFQALYRKAFGGGKADIVLEEGVDVLECGVEIIATPPGKPSFNNSLLSGGEKALTAVALLLAIFQFRPSPFCVLDEVDAPFDEANIGRFVDVLKEFLGWTKFVIVTHSKKTMTAATTLYGVTMQESGVSKRVSVRFDDVTEDGHIRERAHEMSEEASDESSRGVA
- a CDS encoding flagellar basal body P-ring protein FlgI — translated: MLALGLAFCGGCASPLMRGQTPEAPVEEFDPTRLNYVGDYTRPWGLNYVKLESVALVTNLANTGSDPAPSSQRQVLIGEMQSHDVKGADQILASPSTSLVLCRTFIPPGAQKGDTLDVEIRLPQRSETTSLRGGWLMQSRMRQMAALGGTIQTGQVEGLAQGDVVVDAIFQGTSDKVLETRGRILGGGVSLLDRKLGLSVRKEESSIRTSTLIGAAINQRFHTFDRGVKNGVAKPQRDDFLELAISSRYKHNLARYLRVVRKIAVKESPIERVARIGQLEGKLLEHKTSADASLELEAIGKEAIPSLLKGLKSSDREVKFYSAEALAYLDHADAAEVLGQYAKTEHAFRWHALSALTSMDQISALDALTDLLHESSAETRYGAFRAIRKRSPSDLTTKGEVLEKKFFYHAIHTLGQPMVHITRTTKPEVVLFGHDQKLKSPEALFAGKQIMVKGIEADQMKVICYAPGQEDRVEIVSSELDKVIRAIVKLGGSYGDVIQFLQEAKKGGYLDSRLAVEAIADPGRTYVRNAEGEEIPATTGEEASAEGSGDSSQPLTTDFPGDSSESTGGSVSDDDTSAEGAFPARKVQTPSGEVFGSGPTLTPSESEKPRELTETYVDPEFQERPSGGFLDKLNPWSKSSEE